From the genome of Enoplosus armatus isolate fEnoArm2 chromosome 21, fEnoArm2.hap1, whole genome shotgun sequence, one region includes:
- the znf438 gene encoding zinc finger protein 438, translating to MKSLQFRSIAPKAPAVVPSPSPAVLSCQPPSALPEATTTSSPKSIIVPTQNYALMQIAGQDGTFSLVALPPSVSSQTPQQQTQSIQKNLKLPIPRYQPVRSKGTTDKVRSPPLGARVKTASKVAVTAQTKSVVSGASTVMKKKQPDSKHIKETLVPKEEPSEQVILIDPASSDISVTALLPDNAVLYPGSQLERATDGSEQPATTGLIQNLQYPPAAVKSSPGKSLEESKTTVRLCQSKPTTAQPQSSITVLSPAIFSKAVQIIPSPPKGKLPILPYSKMKSTLIPAAKLSNISPEKKGFSSQTGLTSPLDPTSKTLETVEALGHNQVPNSTLQPQAKTTLMPVLGTLQKPPGKKRGRKRKTMEDILAFEARKKRSLSFFRRRVPEKPTAVAPGSKQKEVDISKKYRSIRPKPMLVMETVPQLVSLPALTPDGQEQELVLGHQLPTTTTTKALDCPPQPAPVTLHLRGASHPRVFIGSRPLHRCPTCSRCFQFKHHLQSHMNSHTNTRPYVCPVCRKAYAHSGSLSTHMKLHHSEVRPRRSLGCEFCEKAFGYVGVYFSHLREVHKVVLTVEPSISHHEDDLSVEGANSPETSDEQDREDPVELQIKCGRCQAITPTFADMKMHLLYVHGEEVQVRLHDNQPQRGGREAENELVKHAAHYWRQLNERRNLVKCGSCDEEFFSFSKLKRHIMSHHHGREGEDSGTLSLPDSGGGLGVLAAGAAFNCVLCSEVLDTKEGVMEHWRSCHHCEQPSLLWDALSSYSGQEEGEADGDLDTPAPSPHYPA from the exons ATGAAGAGCCTTCAGTTCCGGAGCATTGCCCCTAAGGCCCCGGCCGTGGtgccctccccctcccctgcGGTCCTGTCCTGCCAGcctccctctgccctccctgAGGCTACCACCACCTCCAGCCCCAAGTCCATCATTGTGCCCACCCAAAACTATGCACTGATGCAAATAGCAGGTCAGGATGGCACTTTCTCTCTGGTGGCGCTGCCCCCTTCTGTATCCTCTCAGACACCACAGCAACAAACCCAGTCAATTCAAAAGAACCTCAAGTTGCCCATTCCCAGATACCAGCCAGTAAGGAGCAAGGGGACCACAGATAAGGTCAGATCACCACCACTAGGTGCCAGGGTGAAAACAGCCTCCAAGGTTGCTGTGACAGCGCAGACCAAGTCAGTGGTAAGTGGGGCATCAACagtgatgaagaaaaaacagccaGATTCAAAGCACATAAAGGAAACCCTAGTGCCCAAAGAAGAGCCTTCAGAGCAGGTAATTCTGATTGACCCAGCCTCCTCTGACATCTCTGTCACTGCTCTACTCCCAGACAATGCTGTCCTGTACCCGGGTTCTCAGTTAGAGCGAGCAACTGATGGCTCCGAACAACCTGCTACAACTGGCCTTATTCAGAACCTCCAGTACCCCCCTGCTGCTGTCAAAAGCTCCCCAGGCAAATCTCTGGAGGAAAGTAAGACTACAGTGAGGCTGTGCCAATCTAAGCCCACTACAGCCCAGCCTCAGAGCAGTATCACTGTCCTGTCCCCAGCCATCTTCAGCAAAGCAGTCCAGATTATCCCATCCCCACCTAAGGGTAAACTGCCCATCCTGCCCTACTCTAAAATGAAGAGCACCCTCATTCCAGCTGCCAAGCTCAGCAATATATCCCCAGAGAAGAAGGGTTTCTCTAGCCAGACAGGACTTACTAGCCCCTTAGATCCTACATCCAAGACCCTCGAGACAGTTGAAGCCTTGGGTCACAACCAGGTGCCAAACTCCACTTTACAGCCCCAGGCCAAGACCACACTCATGCCCGTGTTGGGAACCCTCCAGAAACCACCTGGcaagaagagggggaggaaaagaaagacgaTGGAAGACATCTTGGCATTTGAGGCCAGAAAGAAGAGGTCCTTGTCTTTCTTCCGTAGAAGGGTCCCAGAGAAACCGACAGCAGTTGCTCCAGGCTCCAAACAAAAGGAAGTTGATATTTCAAAGAAGTACCGCAGCATCCGACCCAAGCCCATGTTGGTTATGGAGACAGTTCCCCAACTGGTTAGTTTGCCTGCCCTTACCCCAGATGGCCAAGAACAGGAGCTTGTACTTGGTCATCAGCTCCCCACCACTACCACAACCAAGGCCCTGGACTGTCCACCCCAACCAGCCCCAGTAACCCTCCACCTGAGAGGTGCATCCCATCCAAGAGTGTTCATAGGCAGCCGTCCACTCCACCGTTGCCCCACCTGCAGCCGCTGTTTCCAGTTCAAGCATCACCTCCAGAGCCACATGAACAGTCACACCAACACTCGGCCCTATGTCTGCCCAGTCTGCCGCAAAGCATACGCTCACTCCGGGAGCCTGAGCACCCACATGAAGCTTCACCATTCTGAGGTACGCCCACGTCGGTCTCTAGGCTGTGAGTTCTGCGAGAAGGCCTTTGGATATGTGGGGGTTTATTTCAGTCATCTGAGAGAGGTCCACAAAGTGGTGCTGACCGTGGAGCCGTCCATCAGCCATCATGAGGATGACTTGTCTGTGGAGGG GGCCAACTCCCCAGAGACATCAGATGAGCAGGATCGTGAAGAcccagtggagctgcagattaAATGCGGCCGCTGCCAGGCCATCACTCCCACCTTTGCCGACATGAAGATGCACTTGCTGTATGTGCATGGGGAGGAGGTCCAGGTTCGACTTCATGACAACCAACCCCAGCGGGGTGGCCGCGAGGCTGAGAATGAGCTGGTGAAGCATGCTGCCCACTACTGGCGGCAGCTCAATGAGAGGCGCAACCTGGTCAAGTGCGGCAGTTGTGATGAGgagtttttctctttctccaagCTTAAGAGGCACATCATGTCCCACCACCATGGAAGGGAAGGGGAAGACAGCGGGACACTCTCATTACCAGATAGCGGTGGAGGCCTAGGGGTCCTTGCAGCAGGCGCAGCCTTTAACTGTGTGCTCTGCAGCGAGGTGTTAGACACTAAGGAGGGGGTTATGGAGCACTGGAGGAGTTGCCACCACTGTGAGCAGCCCAGCCTGCTGTGGGACGCCCTGAGCTCGTACTCCGGCCAGGAAGAGGGTGAGGCAGACGGGGATCTGGACACTCCGGCTCCAAGCCCACACTATCCAGCCTAG